Within Macaca nemestrina isolate mMacNem1 chromosome 12, mMacNem.hap1, whole genome shotgun sequence, the genomic segment TGACCCAGACAGCATCATTTTGCAGTGAGGACCCCACCtactcccccagcccctggggtGACCCAGGAGAAGAAACCTGGGCTCCATCCCCCACCAGGTCCCTGGGGCTACCCCCCATGGCGAGACCCCTTCAGACCCTACAGAGACCCCACTGCTCTCACAGCTACAACTACTGCCGGGAAGACGAGGAGATCTACAAGGAGTTCTTCGAAGTAGCCAATGATGTCATCCCCAACCTGCTGAAGGAGGCAGCCAGCTTGCTGGAGGCGGGCGAGGAGCGGCCGGGGGAGCAGAGCCAGGTGAAAGGCTAGAGCTCCAGCCTGTGTCCAGCCTCCAACCTGGGCAGGGCTCCCTGCCATAGGCCATGGGGGCTGCATGTATGGGACTAGGGATGGCATGAGGAAGGTGGCCCTGAGCAGAGAGCTATGTTCCCTTTTGCTATAACTGAGGTCCTGGACCCAGGTTGGACAGGGCTGAAGGTATTTTAGAGGTTTCTACCCTGTGCCTTCAGTGTCATGGCCAGACTCCCTCCCTCAGCTGAGGGATGGAGATAAGGGACGGTAACTTCTGGCGACGGATTGGCTTTATAAAAGGAAAGAGGTTCTAAGAATGTTCTCAACCTATGCTTACCTTTTCTGGAGCCAGGGGTCTTTGCCTAGGTGGGGGGCCTGGCCTGTGCCCTCTGCTAAGGGGTAAGAGACTGACCTgtgccctcccttcccccttgtcaAGGGCACCCAGAGCCAAGGTTCTGCCCTCCAGGACCCTGAGTGCTTCGCCCACCTGCTGCGATTCTACGACGGCATCTGCAAATGGGAGGAGGGCAGTCCCACACCTGTGCTGCACGTGGGCTGGGCCACCTTTCTTGTGCAGTCCCTAGGCCGTTTCGAGGGACAGGTGAGGGACAGCTGCACAGAGGTCTGGGCACCACAGGTGGTGACAGCAGCTATGGCTTGTCAGACTTTTTTGGCCCAGGGGCAGTATCTGCTCATCCCCTTGGGTGCCGGTGAGACTGAGACCCCTGGGTGGCATGGGATGGCCAGAGCAGGGTCCTGGAGTTCCAGCCACTGGCCAGCAACCTTGCTCTCACCTCGTTCTCCCCACTGGCCCAGGTGCGGCAGAAGGTGCGCATAGTGAGccgagaggccgaggcagctgaGGCCGAGGAGCCATGGGGCGAGGAAGCCCGGGAAGGCCGGCGGCGGGGCCCACGGCGGGAGTCCAAGCCAGAGGAGCCCCCGCCACCCAAGAAGCCAGCACTGGACAAGGGCCTGGGTGCCAGCCAGGGTGCAGTGTCAGGACCCCCCCGGAAGCCCCCTGGGACGGTTCCTGGCACAGCCCGAGGCCCTGAAGGTGGCAGCACGGCTCAGGTGCCAGCGCCTGCAGCGTCACCACCGCCAGAGGGTCCAGTGCTCACTTTCCAGAGTGAGAAGATGAAGGGCATGAAGGAGCTGCTGGTGGCCACCAAGATCAACTCGAGCGCCATCAAGCTGCAACTCACGGCACAGTCACAAGTGCAGATGAAGAAGCAGAAAGTGTCCACCCCTAGTGACTACACTCTGTCTTTCCTCAAGCGGCAGCGCAAAGGCCTCTAAACTACTGGGGACTTTGGACCGCTTGTGGGGACCCAGGCCCCGCCTTTAGTCCCCCAACTCTGAGCCCATGCTCTGCCCCCAGCCCAAAGGGGACAGGCCTTATGCCTACCCAAACCCAAGGTTCCAGGTCCCAAGCAGAGTCTATATCAAACCCACGATTTTCTCCAGCTCAGAACCCAGGGCTCTGCCCTAGTCATTAGAATATAGGTCTCTTCTCCCAGAATTCCAGGGTGCCAATGGAAACCTCACCCTGGGTCCTAATTAACAATCTTTAAAGGCCCAGCCCCTAGAAACCCAGGCTCCTCCTCGGAACCGCTCACCTAGAACCAGACCAACGTTACTCAGGGCTGCTCCCAGCTTGTAGGAGCTGAGGTTTCACCCTTAACCCAAGGAGCACAGGTCCCACCTCCGGCCTGGGAGCCTAGACCACTCAGCCCCTAGGAGTATATTTCCACACTTCAGAATTCCGTATCTTGCGAATCCAAGCCCTCTGCCCCAAAAAACTTCAGTTCTGCTCCAGAATTTGGAAATCCTAGCTTCCTCTCTTTCCTATCCCGAGTCTGGGACACAAAACTCCCCCCAGCCTATGAGCATCCTGAGCCCCGCCCTCTTCCTGACGAAACTGGCCCCGGATCAGAGCAGGACCTCCCTTCCGACCCTCTGGGAACCTCCCAGAGGTCCAGCCCATTTCGGAGCATCCCGGAGGAAATCTGCAGAGGGTTGGGAGTGGGTGACAGGAGCCTGATCTTTTCCTGTTTTGTACatagatttatttttcagttccaagaaagatgaatacattttgttaaaaaaaaatacaaagcgcAAGTCCATGTTTCATCTGGGAAACTGGGGATGGGGCGGGGAGTGGAGCGccccctcttccctctgccttctGGCTTCCAAGACTCTGCGCTCCCTACCTGTGGAGCGCGCGCAACGAGCAACGGTGGCAGCGGAAGGACTTAGGCTCCACCCCGGCCTCGGGGCTTCCCCGCGCCGCCGAGGGCCAGTCCCGCGGGCGCCTCCTCCCGGCCGGGCGGTGGGGCATCCCCGGCGCAGCCCCGCCCCCGGGCCCCAGCCCCGCCCCCGCGGCCTCAGAACCACTggcgcccgccccgccccgccccgcgctGCCCAGCGCCGGCTCCACAGCtcgcgcccgcccgcccgccggcCCGCCCGGCGCCGGGCCATGGCGCTGCTGCGGGATGTGTCGCTGCAGGACCCGCGGGACCGCTTCGAGCTGCTGCAGCGCGTGGGGGCCGGGACCTATGGCGACGTCTACAAGGTGCGCCGGGCGACGGGACGGGCGGGAGAGCCGGGAGGAGGGTGCCAGCCCCGCACCCCGCGGCGGGATCcagcccccggccccgccccccatCCCGCTTCACCCTCCGCCCCTGCAGGCCCGCGACACGGTCACGTCCGAACTGGCCGCCGTGAAGATAGTCAAGCTAGACCCAGGTGAGGGCCCGGGTCGGGCCTCTGCGCCAGAGGGAGGGCAGATTGCCTGCGGGCGCGGGGTGCGGGCGGAGGGTTGACGTTTCCGAGACCCCTGAGAGGCGTACCCCAGGAGGTGCTGTCACCTGGCACCTGCCTGGTCCGGAGGGAGGCACTCtgtgcccattttgcagatgggggcACTGAGTCAGGGCAACCCCAGCGCGCCCCCCCATGATGCTTTGTGCTTCCCAGGGGACGACAtcagctccctccagcaggaaATCACCATCCTGCGTGAGTGCCGTCACCCCAATGTGGTGGCCTACATTGGCAGCTACCTCAGGTGAGGCTGCCTTATCCTCCTGGCCCCAGGCAGCCCCCATGCGACCTACTGTGTGCCCACCCCAGCTCTTTGTCCCCTAGGAATGACCGCTTGTGGATCTGCATGGAGTTCTGCGGAGGGGGCTCCCTGCAGGAGATTTACCATGGTGAGGCCACGGCTCCAGGCCCCAGCAGGCCCcagccttcccccacccccaccccattgGGGTACCAGAGGGGAACTCTGGGCCCTGGACTTGGGCTCCTCTCCACTCctgcctggctgtgtgaccttgagagaAATGCTGTCCATCTCTGGCTTTAGTATCCTACACTAAGTTGGGAGGGGACGTGGCCAACACAGCTTTCACTTAACAGTGCCTGCTGCTTTTGCCACACAAGGTAGCCTGGGAGGGTGGGCATGACCCCAGGCCCCCAGGCCAgcctctcccttttcctttcagCCACTGGGCCCCTGGAGGAGCGGCAGATTGCCTACGTCTGCCGAGAGGCTCTGAAGGTAGCTGGGCCTGTGAGGTGCCCACACCTCTGGTCTCCAGAAGCTGTGGGCTGGGAGCCCAGATGACCAGCAGGGAGGCGGGTGGAGTGCCTCGGGTGGGGCTGGCCCGAGGGGCCAGGTCCTGGGGAAGAGGGGCCCCAGCCCTGTTGCCGGAAGCAGCCCATTTCCCTCTTGGCTCAGTCACTTCCTgtttggggagaggggaggaagaagCAGCCTGGGTGGGGGGCCCCAGTCCTGAGAGGGGGTTCGGGGGAGGTGGGACAGTGCTGggtggctgctctcagggattcCTTTTTGTCCCCAGGGGCTCCACCACCTGCATTCTCAGGGGAAGATCCACAGGGACATCAAGGTAGGCGCCAGGCCGAGGGCATtcctgggagggaggaggaggcccTCGGGGGCACCAGACGGGATTCTCTCTCCTCCATTCCCACAGGGAGCCAACCTTCTCCTCACTCTCCAGGGAGATGTCAAGCTGGGTCAGTACCCTGGGGACACGATCAGGGTGAGGGTTCTGTGGACCCTCCCTGGCTACCCTGGACTCAAGGGTTGGGTGTCACTGGGCGAGTCACTTTGCCacttgagtctcagtttccctgcTTAGAAGATGGAACGGTACTCTCTCCCTGCTGGAAAATGGAGGAGGTTGGGTCCGCACGGAGTTGACACGGGACCAGGCACTCCGTCAGGGATAGAGGGTGGTTGATGCCTCTCAGGAGAGGGACCTGGCCTTGCCTAGGGCCTGCGGCAGCTGTGACCAAGCAGGGCCACCTGCCCATTTGAGCCCTGCCAGGTGCAGCCGGAGCCAGAGCCCTGGGCGTGGGAGGGTGAGTGGCAGCCAGAGGGCTGGTGAGAGTGGCTGTTTCTCCCACAGCTGACTTTGGGGTGTCAGGCGAGCTGACAGCGTCTGTGGCCAAGAGGAGGTCTTTCATTGGGACTCCCTACTGGTGAGGCTGCGCCTAGGGCAGAGGGGCAGGGGCCACAGAGGGGGGCACCCGGCCATCCCATCTGTGACCCCACCTCTAGGATGGCTCCAGAGGTGGCTGCCGTGGAGCGCAAAGGTGGCTACAACGAGCTATGTGACGTCTGGGCCCTGGGCATCACCGCCATTGAGCTGGGCGAGCTGCAGCCCCCTCTGTTTCACCTGCATCCCATGAGGTCAGCCCAACACTTGCCCCTCACCTGACCCTTGACCTGCTGCCCGTGGCCCCTGACCTCGCGCCCTCCACAGGGCCCTGATGCTCATGTCGAAGAGCAGCTTCCAGCCGCCTAAACTGAGAGATAAGACTCGCTGGTAAGGGCTGCACCCTGCTGCCGGGACCCCCTTTTCTGTCAGCCCCGTAGTGGACAAGGAGCCTCTGCCAGCTCCCGGGGGGCAACCCCAAGAGCCCTGTCCTCTCTGAGCCACTACAGACCATCTGAGTGAGGGCCCTGGTCCTTCTGTGGGCTGAAGACCCAGCGTGGTCAGGAAAGAAGGGCAGATGGTTGGTGGAGGAGCCGCTGTGTCTCAAGGCAGCGTTGCTCGGCCAGTGGCCCTCGGCCTCAGCTGGCTCCTTCCTGGGCGGGCCTAGCAGATACTTCTAGAGGGGTGATGGGGCGGCTGGTAGGACACCCTGCACGAGGGCTAACCTGGATCTGGGGGGCTCTTGTGCCCACTAGGACCCAGAATTTCCACCACTTCCTCAAATTGGCCCTGACCAAGAATCCCAAGAAGAGGCCGACAGCAGAGAAGCTCCTGCAGGTGGGAGGCAGGGGGCCGGGAGAGGGGCCCAGCGCTCAAAAGCAGGGCCCTGGATCGGGGGCCAACATGATCACCTCCCTCTCCGACTTTCCAGCACCCGTTCACAACCCAGCAGCTCCCTCGGGCCCTCCTCACACAGCTGCTGGACAAAGCCAGTGACCCTCATCTAGGGACCCCCTCCCCTGAGGACTGTGAGCTGGAGGTAGGTGAGGGGGCTGGAAAGTGAGTCTCGGGCAAGTCCGCTTAGGAGGAGCCCAAGGGCGGTGTTGGTGGAGGTTCCTTTCATTGGCACCATTCCAGCTTGGGGAGTCTCTGCCATGCTGAGTTTTGCTCCCATGCTGAGTTTTACACCCCCCTTGATAGATCCCTGCCCTTGAGCCCAAGCTGACCATGACCATGACCATGTCTGTGccattttcttgctttctgtATGATCTTTGGCACCTCTCTATGTGGGGTCTCTTATCTGTGAAGTGGGGTTCCATTTTATTTCATGATAGTCCCAGAGGGCTGTCATGAAAGCAAAACGCACTGGTGCATGTGAAGCTCCTAGAGCAGCCCTGGCATGAGGCGCGTGCCAGGTGTGTCCACactatttctgtttttccttagaCCTATGACATGTTTCCAGACACCATTCATTCCCGGGGGCAGCACGGCCCGGCCGAGAGGACCCCTTCGGAGATCCAGTGTGAGTCTGCAGCAGGGGCTGTGAGTGTGCAAATTTTGGGTGGCCTGTGTGCGCATGGATTTGGTGTGAGAGTAGGGGGTCCATCCTGAGACTCCAGCTCCTTAACCCCTGTACTCTGGGCCCCCCAGTTCACCAGGTGAAATTTGGCGCCCCACGCAGGAAGGAAACTGACCCACTGAATGAGCCGGTGAGCAGGCAGGCCTTGAGGGGAAGGTGGTGCCCAGAGGTGGGGCAGGGAGGTCGGATGGAGGCCGAGCCGCTCAAATCAAGGGAGATTTGAAGCTGGGTGACCTCGGGCCTTGGACCTTGGGCTGTCCAAGCAAGCCTGTTCTACCCAGGAACCTGGAGGGCTAGAGGCTCCTTCCTGGGCCAAGTTCTTTTAGGTGGGTGGCTGGAAGGTAGCACAGAGACCCTGCCTTTCCCAAAAGGAGGCTGTCATGTGCCCGAGCCCCCACCCTACCCTGCTCAGCCTCGTTTTCCCACCTGTGTGTCCCGGTGATCTAACTCCCTGTCTCTGCCCTCACCGGTTCTGTCACTGTCTCTCCTCACCCCCCAGCCTGTCTCTTCCTCCTTCGCTGTCTGTTGCCCTCTCTTTCACAGTCTTTAGCTCTGCCTTCCATTGTCTGTGTCTCTCATCTCCTGCGTGTTTCCATCTCACCTTCCCTGTCTGTCTTTCCTCTCCTGAATCTCTTGACCGCCCTCTCACATCGTGTCTATCTCTGCTTTTTCCCTGGTCTCTACCTCGGTTTCCCCCAGTGGGAGGAAGAGTGGACACTACTGGGAAAGGAAGAGCTCAGTGGGTAAGTGAGGGATGGGGAAGCTGCAGGGGGCGGCAGGGGCGGCAGAAAGACTGACCTCTgacccggcacggtggctcacgcctagaatcccagcactttaggaggctgaggtgggtggatcgcctgaggtcaggagtttgagaccagctttgccaacatggtgaaaccccatttctacttaaaatacaaaaattaggctgggcacggtggctcacacctgtaatcccagcactttgggaagctgaggtgggtggatcacctgaggtcaggcgtttgagaccagctttgccaacatggtgaaaccccatctctacttaaaacacaaaaattaggctggctgcggtggcttacgcctgtaatcccagcactttggtaggcaaagtgggcggatcacaaggtcaggagtttgagaccagcctggccaacatgtgaaagcccatctctagtaaaaatacaaaaaattagctggtgtggtggcacatgcctgtaatcccagctacttaggaagctaaggcaggagaatcgcttgaacccaggaagtggaggttgcagtgagttgagattgcgccactgcactccagcctgggcaacagagcaagactccatctcaaataaataaacaaaagttagctgggcatggtggcccatgcctgtaatcccagttactcgggaggctgaggcaggagaatttggaaggtagaggttgcagtgaactgagatcttgccgttgcactccagcctgggtggtaagagtgaaactctgtctcaaaaaaaaaaaaaaaaaaaaaaagaaaggctgatCTCTGACCCCTCTGCCCCACTGCCCAGGAGCCTGCTGCAGTCGGTCCAGGAGGCCCTGGAGGAAAGGTGAGGGGCGTGGACCTGGGGGAGGGGTAAGGGGTAGACGGCCTCGGTGCCAGTAATACCATGCCTCACGCCTCATCTCCCTCCCACAGGAGCCTGACCATTCGGTCAGCCTCAGAATTCCAGGTGCCACATGGAGGGAGGCTGGAGCTAGGATCCAGGCCACTGCAGAGGGTACGATTGGGAGTGGGACATGGTTACAGGGCAACCTGGTAATGGCCGGGCTGGGCCCTGCCCCTCCTACCAGGAGCTGGACTCCCCAGAAGATGCCATGGGAACCATCAAGCGGGCCCCATTCCTAGGGCCACTCCCCACTGAGCCTCCAGCAGAGGAGCCTCTGTCCAGTCCCCCAGGTGAGTCCCAGGCTTGGGAGACCAGGAGGCAGCCCCAGGGTGGGGGCTGCAGCAGGAAATTGCAGCGTGCCTGTGCCTGCAggaaccctgcccccacctccttcAGGCCCCAACAGCGCCCCACTGCTGCCCACGGCCTGGGCCACCATGAAGCAGCGGGAGGATCCTGAGGTGAGAGGGTGCTACGGGGGGTGGGGAGATGGCTGGCTACAGCTGTCACATCAGCCCTgactctttccctccctcccagaGGTCATCCTGCCACGggctccccccaacccccaaggTGCACGTAAGTGTTTGCCCCAAGCCCTGCAGTCCCACAGCCCCGCCACCCACCACCCCTGCCCTCCCTCGCCAGCCTCTTGCCTCCTTCGCAGATGGGCGCCTGCTTCTCCAAGGTCTTCAACGGCTGCCCCCTGCGGATCCACGCTGCTGTCACCTGGATTCACCCTGTTACTCGGGGTAGGCGGGGGCAGGGAGGAAGTGGGAGCCCAAGGAATCTCTCAGCTTGGGCCAGGGGCGTGTCTGACCTCTGACCCCATGCCCAAACTGGCAGACCAATTCCTGGTGGTGGGGGCCGAGGAAGGCATCTACACACTCAACCTGCATGAACTGCATGAGGATACGCTGGAGAAGGTGAGGCCTGGCTGACTGTGGGGGGCAGAGGCCTTGGGGGGCCTGGGGTGTTGACCGCCTGTCCCTCTGTCGCCTCCAGCTGATTTCACATCGCTGCTCCTGGCTCTACTGCGTGAACAACGTGCTGCTGTCACTCTCAGGTACAAGGTGGgacaggcagggaggcagggcacGCAGGAGCTCCAGCGCCTCAGCATCCTGCCCACCAAcaccccaggcccagcctctcCTCCTTTCTGCAGGGAAATCCACGCACATCTGGGCCCATGACCTCCCAGGCCTGTTTGAGCAGCGGAGGCTACAGCAACAGGTTCCCCTCTCCATCCCCACCAACCGCCTCACCCAGCGCATCATCCCCAGGTCAGGGATCTTGGGCTTGCAGggagtgggaggcagaggggcagCGAGGGGCTGGAACATGGCCTTGCCAGTTCCTGGGATTGCAGCAATCTTAGACATGTTACTCTGCCTCTCTGAGCGCCCGTTTCCTCCTCTGTCAATACAATTGATGGccttcccacccctccccaccgCTGGTTGGGAGGCAAGAAGGAGACAGTGGATGTGAAAGTGCTTTCCAAGTTGTGGGAGCTGTGGTTGTTCGGATGTGAGGCTTGACAGTTaagcaaatgtttactgagcacttatgCTATGTTGGCCCCTGTGCTGGGCTTTGGGACATGGATAATCCCGTCAGTCCTTGCTTTCAAGAAACGGGGGAGATGGGTGAGTCCTTGCTTTCAAGAAACAgcggggctgggtgtggtggcttacgcctgtaatcccaatcctGCAATCTGAggcaggattgtttgaggccacgtgtttgagatcagcctgaaaacagggagacctcgtctctacaaaaaatcaaaaaaggccaagctgggtggctcatgcctggaatcccagcactttgggaggctgaggcgggtggatcacgaggtcaggagattgagaccatcctggctaatatggtgaaaccccgtctctagtaaaaatacaaaaaaaattagctggacgtggtggcacatgcctgtagtcccagctactccagaggctgaggcaggagaatcgcttgaacccgagaggcagaggttgcagtgagccgagatcacaccactgcactccagcctggccgacagcgagactttgtctcacaaaagaaaaaaaaaaaatcaaaaaatggggctgggcgcagtggttcacgcctataatcctggcactttgggaggccgaggtgggcgaatcatgaagtcaggagtttgagaccagcctggccaatatggtgaaatgccgtctctactgaaaatacaaaaattagctgggcgtagtggtgtgtgcctgtagtcccagctacttgggaggctgaggcagaagaatcgcttgaaccctagaggcagaggttgcagtgagtggagatggcgtcactgcactccagccagggtgacagagtgagactccgtctcaaaaaaaaaaaaaaaaaaaaagaaaagaaaagaaaaaaattagctgagcatggtggcctgGGCATGGCGTTGTGTGCTGGTggtcccagccattcaggaggctgaggcgggaggattgcttgag encodes:
- the LOC105469534 gene encoding mitogen-activated protein kinase kinase kinase kinase 2 isoform X2; its protein translation is MALLRDVSLQDPRDRFELLQRVGAGTYGDVYKARDTVTSELAAVKIVKLDPGDDISSLQQEITILRECRHPNVVAYIGSYLRNDRLWICMEFCGGGSLQEIYHATGPLEERQIAYVCREALKGLHHLHSQGKIHRDIKGANLLLTLQGDVKLADFGVSGELTASVAKRRSFIGTPYWMAPEVAAVERKGGYNELCDVWALGITAIELGELQPPLFHLHPMRALMLMSKSSFQPPKLRDKTRWTQNFHHFLKLALTKNPKKRPTAEKLLQHPFTTQQLPRALLTQLLDKASDPHLGTPSPEDCELETYDMFPDTIHSRGQHGPAERTPSEIQFHQVKFGAPRRKETDPLNEPWEEEWTLLGKEELSGSLLQSVQEALEERSLTIRSASEFQELDSPEDAMGTIKRAPFLGPLPTEPPAEEPLSSPPGPNSAPLLPTAWATMKQREDPERSSCHGLPPTPKVHMGACFSKVFNGCPLRIHAAVTWIHPVTRDQFLVVGAEEGIYTLNLHELHEDTLEKLISHRCSWLYCVNNVLLSLSGKSTHIWAHDLPGLFEQRRLQQQVPLSIPTNRLTQRIIPRRFALSTKIPDTKGCLQCRVVRNPYTGATFLLAALPTSLLLLQWYEPLQKFLLLKNFSSPLPSPAGMLEPLVLDGKELPQVCVGAEGPEGPGCRVLFHVLPLEAGLTPDILIPPEGIPGSAQQVIQVDRDTVLVSFERCVRIVNMQGEPTATLAPELTFDFPIETVVCLQDSVLAFWSHGMQGRSLDTNEVTQEITDETRIFRVLGAHRDIILESIPTDNPQAHSNLYILTGHQSTY
- the LOC105469534 gene encoding mitogen-activated protein kinase kinase kinase kinase 2 isoform X1, producing MALLRDVSLQDPRDRFELLQRVGAGTYGDVYKARDTVTSELAAVKIVKLDPGDDISSLQQEITILRECRHPNVVAYIGSYLRNDRLWICMEFCGGGSLQEIYHATGPLEERQIAYVCREALKGLHHLHSQGKIHRDIKGANLLLTLQGDVKLADFGVSGELTASVAKRRSFIGTPYWMAPEVAAVERKGGYNELCDVWALGITAIELGELQPPLFHLHPMRALMLMSKSSFQPPKLRDKTRWTQNFHHFLKLALTKNPKKRPTAEKLLQHPFTTQQLPRALLTQLLDKASDPHLGTPSPEDCELETYDMFPDTIHSRGQHGPAERTPSEIQFHQVKFGAPRRKETDPLNEPWEEEWTLLGKEELSGSLLQSVQEALEERSLTIRSASEFQELDSPEDAMGTIKRAPFLGPLPTEPPAEEPLSSPPGTLPPPPSGPNSAPLLPTAWATMKQREDPERSSCHGLPPTPKVHMGACFSKVFNGCPLRIHAAVTWIHPVTRDQFLVVGAEEGIYTLNLHELHEDTLEKLISHRCSWLYCVNNVLLSLSGKSTHIWAHDLPGLFEQRRLQQQVPLSIPTNRLTQRIIPRRFALSTKIPDTKGCLQCRVVRNPYTGATFLLAALPTSLLLLQWYEPLQKFLLLKNFSSPLPSPAGMLEPLVLDGKELPQVCVGAEGPEGPGCRVLFHVLPLEAGLTPDILIPPEGIPGSAQQVIQVDRDTVLVSFERCVRIVNMQGEPTATLAPELTFDFPIETVVCLQDSVLAFWSHGMQGRSLDTNEVTQEITDETRIFRVLGAHRDIILESIPTDNPQAHSNLYILTGHQSTY
- the LOC105469534 gene encoding mitogen-activated protein kinase kinase kinase kinase 2 isoform X3; translated protein: MALLRDVSLQDPRDRFELLQRVGAGTYGDVYKARDTVTSELAAVKIVKLDPGDDISSLQQEITILRECRHPNVVAYIGSYLRNDRLWICMEFCGGGSLQEIYHATGPLEERQIAYVCREALKGLHHLHSQGKIHRDIKGANLLLTLQGDVKLADFGVSGELTASVAKRRSFIGTPYWMAPEVAAVERKGGYNELCDVWALGITAIELGELQPPLFHLHPMRALMLMSKSSFQPPKLRDKTRWTQNFHHFLKLALTKNPKKRPTAEKLLQHPFTTQQLPRALLTQLLDKASDPHLGTPSPEDCELETYDMFPDTIHSRGQHGPAERTPSEIQFHQVKFGAPRRKETDPLNEPWEEEWTLLGKEELSGSLLQSVQEALEERSLTIRSASEFQELDSPEDAMGTIKRAPFLGPLPTEPPAEEPLSSPPGTLPPPPSGPNSAPLLPTAWATMKQREDPERSSCHGLPPTPKVHMGACFSKVFNGCPLRIHAAVTWIHPVTRDQFLVVGAEEGIYTLNLHELHEDTLEKLISHRCSWLYCVNNVLLSLSGKSTHIWAHDLPGLFEQRRLQQQVPLSIPTNRLTQRIIPRRFALSTKIPDTKGCLQCRVVRNPYTGATFLLAALPTSLLLLQWYEPLQKFLLLKNFSSPLPSPAGMLEPLVLDGKELPQVCVGAEGPEGPGCRVLFHVLPLEAGLTPDILIPPEGIPGSAQQVIQVDRDTVLVSFELCLQDSVLAFWSHGMQGRSLDTNEVTQEITDETRIFRVLGAHRDIILESIPTDNPQAHSNLYILTGHQSTY